TTTGTGCTCATCAGCGTTAAAAAAACCTATATGGAGTGGGTGGAAGAGAACTACAAGATTTCCGAAATTAAGAATCTCAAGGTTATCCCATCGTTTTGCCCCGACGAGGTTTTATCGCACTACTTCAATCTTTCCAAGGTTTACGTTCAGGCCTCCATTACCGAAGGTATGCCCGTAAGCCTCAGTGAAGCCATGCTTTGCGAGTGCATTCCTGTAGGGTCAAATGTAAATGGAATACCCGATGCTATTGGCCCATGCGGAGTGCTGATATACAAACGCGAGGTGACCGAGCTTGAAGTGGCTATTAGGAAAGCCCTTACGATGGATACGGCCAAAATGGCGAGAGAATATACGCTTGCCAACTTTACAATGGAGAAGAGGGAGGAGAAATTAATAGGGCTACTGCTTGAGTAGGCGCTAACCTCTCCTTAACCGATGGTAAATATTGTGGTAGAGCTTTATTGGAAAGGAGAGCAGCCAACTCTTTCCCATTGTTGCGTAAGCCCTCTCTCGTAGCGTAAGTTTACCCTTCAGCAACGTTAAACTTTTGGCACACTTGTCCAACTCGTCCCTTTTATTGGTCAGAAAGCAAAGCATCAACTTCTTTTGAAGGTATTCCAACTTCACCTTTTGCAGAATAGGTTCACTGTAGGAAAAACGCTCCATAAAGAACTCTTTCACCTCCTGCTGCGATTCCAGAAATGCCAGCTGCCTGTGGTAGCCCTGATTGGTGGCTGAACCTCCCACAATACGGTAAGTGGCAAAAGGCTCATCAATGTAAGCTAATTTCGACTTTTGGGCAATGTAGAGCCAAATTGGATAGTCGCCCATGGCAAACCTCCTTTCACCAAGAAAAGCCTGTGCTTCGTTTAGCAGGTCACGTCGGCACACAATAGTACAGGTGGCAATGGGGTTACTTACCAATAGCTCATCGGGCTTATCAATGCAGGAGGGAACTGTTTTGAGCACTCTCCTTACTGTGCGGTGCTTCTCCTTGATATTGAAGTTGGAGAATACCAACCCAACCTCAGGATTGGTTTCTAAAATAGCCACCTGTTTTTGGAGCTTATCTGGGGAGTTCCAGAAATCGTCGCCTTCGCAAATGGCAATGTATTTGCCTTTCGATCGGGCCAAGGCATCGTTCCAATTTAGGTGTGCACCAATATTTTTTTCCCTTAAGATGGGCTTTATTAATTCGGGATATCTTTCTGATTGCTTGGCTATCAAACTCTGATTGTTGTCCAACGAAGCATCATCAGCAATGATAAATTCTGCCCTAAAGGAATATTGCTGAATTAACACTCCATGAATGGCTTCCTCAATAAACCGCCCATGATTGTACGTAGTCATGAGAACACTTACTGTAACAAGCTCTTGGTCTGTCATGAAATGAAAAGAATTTCCATTGCTACTATTTCACTTAAATATCCCATATTCTGAAACAAGATTTGCAATACTAACCTT
This portion of the Williamwhitmania sp. genome encodes:
- a CDS encoding glycosyltransferase, which gives rise to MTDQELVTVSVLMTTYNHGRFIEEAIHGVLIQQYSFRAEFIIADDASLDNNQSLIAKQSERYPELIKPILREKNIGAHLNWNDALARSKGKYIAICEGDDFWNSPDKLQKQVAILETNPEVGLVFSNFNIKEKHRTVRRVLKTVPSCIDKPDELLVSNPIATCTIVCRRDLLNEAQAFLGERRFAMGDYPIWLYIAQKSKLAYIDEPFATYRIVGGSATNQGYHRQLAFLESQQEVKEFFMERFSYSEPILQKVKLEYLQKKLMLCFLTNKRDELDKCAKSLTLLKGKLTLRERAYATMGKSWLLSFPIKLYHNIYHRLRRG